One window from the genome of Malus domestica chromosome 01, GDT2T_hap1 encodes:
- the LOC139197135 gene encoding uncharacterized protein — translation MAMQMAQYQARIEIEDAELFNAKDELRRFRMRRELFESILNAFVNHDHYFARKIDVTGRQGLSPHQKLISAFCMLANKCSTDSTDEYCRLVKSTAIENLKHFCKAVEAIYEATYLRRPNREDLKRLLSKYKVNGNRYKLGYYLTDGIYPSWSTFVKKISHPDSAKKKLFSQRQESYRKDVERVFGILQARSAIVRRLARFWQIEDLHLIMMTCIILHNMIVEDEYIEIEEDSDGDVDDDQPTHARSIARDIEYLAPTTYETRQDRSP, via the exons ATGGCAATGCAGATGGcacaataccaagcaaggaTTGAGATTGAGGATGCAGAATTGTTCAACGCCAAAGATGAACTT AGGCGGTTTCGGATGAGGAGAGAGCTTTTTGAAAGCATCTTGAACGCATTTGTCAATCATGACCACTACTTTGCAAGGAAGATAGATGTCACAGGCCGACAAGGTCTATCACCTCATCAGAAGCTCATATCTGCTTTTTGCATGCTAGCTAATAAGTGCTCTACAGACTCAACTGACGAGTATTGCCGACTTGTGAAGAGTACTGCTATTGAGAACCTGAAGCACTTCTGTAAGGCAGTTGAAGCCATATATGAAGCCACATACCTCCGTAGGCCAAATCgtgaagacttaaagaggctTCTAAGCAAG TACAAGGTAAATGGTAATAGGTATAAGCTAGGTTACTACCTAACTGATGGTATTTATCCTAGTTGGTCTACCTTTgtcaaaaaaatttctcatcccGATAGTGCaaagaagaaattattttcGCAGAGGCAAGAGTCTTACAGGAAGGATGTGGAAAGAGTGTTCGGGATCCTACAAGCTCGATCAGCCATTGTTAGAAGGCTTGCACGATTTTGGCAGATCGAAGACCTCCATTtaatcatgatgacgtgcataaTTTTGcataacatgattgtggaagatgagtacatcgaaattgaagaagattcagACGGAGATGTGGATGATGACCAACCAACACATGCGAGATCTATTGCAAGAGATATTGAATATCTCGCTCCAACCACATATGAGACCCGACAGGATAGGTCACCTTGA